TCAAGGGCCATACTAAGGAAACTTCTGCCCTTGTGAAGATGAACCTGCAGATGTCTCAGTGATAGAACAGGGTATGAGAGTCAGATAGTTTGTCAAAGGTCAAATGAGTAATTTTGTCCAGTTAAGATTAGACCCCGGgatacagctctctctctctctcagtgatgGGCATAACTTTTCTCtcatttcccctctctcttcctttcttagtCTCCATCCAGAAGAATGAGCTCAGAGAACTTCACCTGGTCCAGAGTTACGCCTGCTGAGTTCATTCTCTTGGGGATCACAAATCGTTGGGACCTGCGCGTGACCCTCTTCCTGATATTCCTGCCCATCTACCTCATGAGCCTGCTGGGAAATGTGGGAATGGTGCTACTCATCCGTATAGATGCCAGgctccacacacccatgtacttcttcctggcCAACCTCTCCCTGCTGGATGCCTTCTATTCCTCTGCCATAGGCCCCAAGATGCTAGTGGATCTTCTACTGTCCCGTGCCACCATCCCTTATGCAGCCTGTGCCCTCCAGATGTTTGTCTTTGCAGGGTTGGCTGATGCTGAGTGTTGCCTGTTAGCAGTCatggcctatgatcgctatgtggccatTGGGAACCCTCTCCTCTATACCACAGTCATGTCACCCCGTCTATGCCTGGCCCTCCTTGGGGCATCAGGCCTGGGAGGAGCAGTGAGTGCCTTTGTACATACAACTTTCACCTTCCGCCTGAGCTTCTGTGGCTCACTAGAAGTCAACAGCTTCTTCTGCGATATTCCTCCACTGCTTGCCATCTCCTGCAATGACACCAGTCTAAATGAACTCCTCCTTTTTGCTGTCTGTGGTTTTATCCAGACAGCCACAGTGTTGGCTATTGCTGTGTCTTATGGATTCATCGCTGGTGCTGTGATCCGCATGCAGTCAGTTGAGGGCCGTCGGAGGGCAGCTTCCACTTGTGGCTCTCACCTCACAGCTGTAGCCATACTATATGGGACTCTTATTTTCATGTATCTGCGTCCTAGCTCCAGCTATGCCCTGGACACGGACAAGATGGCATCAGTGTTCTATACTCTCGTCATTCCAGCTCTCAACCCACTCATCTACAGCCTTAGAAACAAGGAAGTCAAGGAAGCCTTCCGGCGCACTTGCCATCGATTCTGCTGCTCGGGGCGGAGCACCAGTGACTGGCCACAGGAAGCTCCTTAAGGGTGAAGACACTGTCACTGGGGATAAAGATAGATGTTCCTCTGACTCAACTGTCTCCTGTCATTAATGAAGGGACTACaaataggggaaggattaaaaTGCACAAACGGAAGCAGAAACCTGGGGTATTTTAGAGCAAGACCTAAAGAAATCACCAAGACCAGATAATGTTGCTATGGAGCTGCTTTGAGTTCCTCGGTATCCAAAACACTAAAGTTCCTAGATGTTACCTGGTGAAACATCAGAATTTACATCACCAGTGCATATAAGATGCTAATTTCTAGAAACGCCAAATGAGATCCACTTTACCTCCAATTTTCTCTAGATTTCTGGCCatttagttttttgctttttttttttcactgccaAAGGGTATGCTCTTTGTTCCTCAGAACTTCAGGAAAACATCCTCAGAACCCATTCATGCCAGAGCATGACTGAA
This Rattus norvegicus strain BN/NHsdMcwi chromosome 3, GRCr8, whole genome shotgun sequence DNA region includes the following protein-coding sequences:
- the Or5c1 gene encoding olfactory receptor Olr434 — encoded protein: MSSENFTWSRVTPAEFILLGITNRWDLRVTLFLIFLPIYLMSLLGNVGMVLLIRIDARLHTPMYFFLANLSLLDAFYSSAIGPKMLVDLLLSRATIPYAACALQMFVFAGLADAECCLLAVMAYDRYVAIGNPLLYTTVMSPRLCLALLGASGLGGAVSAFVHTTFTFRLSFCGSLEVNSFFCDIPPLLAISCNDTSLNELLLFAVCGFIQTATVLAIAVSYGFIAGAVIRMQSVEGRRRAASTCGSHLTAVAILYGTLIFMYLRPSSSYALDTDKMASVFYTLVIPALNPLIYSLRNKEVKEAFRRTCHRFCCSGRSTSDWPQEAP